A single window of Candidatus Cloacimonadota bacterium DNA harbors:
- a CDS encoding iron-only hydrogenase system regulator: MTVRRHVVTIIVDDIEKAFQPVSEMLHSHAPHILLRVGYPMRDWGASVIFLIMEMETSEMGAFSGKMGMLDGVRVKTQTLKIEPGDKNED, from the coding sequence CATGTGGTAACCATCATCGTAGATGATATCGAAAAGGCCTTTCAACCTGTTAGTGAAATGCTGCATAGTCATGCCCCGCATATATTGTTGCGGGTGGGCTATCCTATGCGGGATTGGGGTGCATCTGTTATCTTTCTGATCATGGAAATGGAAACTTCCGAGATGGGAGCATTTTCTGGAAAGATGGGCATGTTGGACGGTGTGAGAGTGAAAACACAGACTTTGAAAATTGAACCAGGAGATAAAAATGAAGATTAG
- the trxA gene encoding thioredoxin — translation MIIEVTDTNFSDVIAQGQVIIDFWAPWCGPCNMIAPILEELASEHQDITIGKVNVDDYPELAGKHSVMSIPTLLFFRDGILQDSSIGAVSKNVLMNKLNVLS, via the coding sequence ATGATAATAGAAGTTACAGATACGAACTTTTCTGATGTTATTGCACAAGGACAGGTTATCATTGATTTCTGGGCTCCATGGTGTGGCCCATGCAATATGATTGCTCCCATTTTGGAAGAATTGGCATCCGAGCATCAAGATATTACAATCGGTAAAGTAAATGTGGACGATTATCCCGAACTAGCTGGAAAGCATAGTGTGATGAGTATTCCCACTCTTTTGTTTTTTCGAGATGGTATACTGCAGGACAGTTCCATCGGTGCTGTGTCCAAAAATGTGTTGATGAACAAACTGAATGTGCTGAGCTGA
- the hydG gene encoding [FeFe] hydrogenase H-cluster radical SAM maturase HydG: MKISTEGIKSFIPDATIEALLESEKNASASRIRDIIQKSLDKNRLEPAETAALVNVKDPELRKMIMEGAHELKERIYGNRIVLFAPLYVGNECVNDCVYCGFRISNKECQRSTLSHEQLVEETKSLVETGHKRLIMVYGEHPMYDPKYIAETVQTVYDTKYKKGEIRRVNINAAPMDIEGYRVVKSVGIGTYQIFQETYHQKTYEKLHPKGPKSSFLWRLDGLDRAMKAGIDDLGIGALMGLYDWRFEVMSLLYHTIHLEDTFGVGPHTISFPRIEPAIGTAFTQHPPFRVSDEDFKLLVAVIRLSVPYTGMILTARESIEIRNEVLRFGVSQIDAGSSIGVGDYSHKDDESRKKSQFVLGDTRSLDDVIYELAKGGYIPSFCTSCYRAGRTGEHFMEFAIPGFVKRFCTPNALLTFAEYLFDFSSERTRKSGLELIDREIAKIEDPKMKQSVIEKLTELKAGNRDLFF, encoded by the coding sequence ATGAAGATTAGCACAGAAGGAATCAAATCCTTTATCCCAGATGCCACGATCGAAGCTTTGCTGGAAAGTGAAAAAAACGCTTCCGCAAGCAGAATCAGGGACATCATCCAAAAGTCACTGGATAAGAACAGATTGGAACCAGCAGAAACCGCAGCTCTAGTCAACGTTAAAGATCCAGAATTGCGAAAGATGATCATGGAAGGGGCACATGAACTGAAGGAACGGATATATGGAAACCGTATTGTTCTATTTGCACCTCTTTACGTGGGTAACGAATGTGTAAACGACTGCGTTTATTGCGGATTTCGTATATCGAACAAAGAATGCCAACGCAGCACCCTCAGTCACGAACAATTGGTTGAAGAAACCAAATCTTTGGTTGAGACGGGACATAAACGTCTTATCATGGTCTATGGTGAGCATCCGATGTATGATCCGAAGTACATCGCGGAGACAGTGCAAACGGTATATGACACCAAATACAAGAAGGGTGAAATTCGCAGAGTAAACATAAACGCTGCTCCCATGGATATTGAAGGGTACAGGGTGGTTAAGTCTGTTGGTATCGGAACCTATCAAATATTCCAGGAGACATACCACCAGAAGACTTATGAAAAACTACATCCCAAGGGTCCAAAGAGCAGCTTTCTGTGGCGCTTGGACGGCTTAGACCGTGCCATGAAGGCAGGGATCGACGATCTGGGCATTGGTGCGTTGATGGGTTTGTATGATTGGCGCTTTGAGGTAATGTCATTATTGTATCATACCATTCATTTGGAAGATACCTTTGGCGTAGGTCCTCATACCATTTCATTCCCGCGCATCGAACCTGCCATTGGAACCGCTTTTACCCAGCATCCTCCTTTCAGGGTATCGGATGAAGACTTCAAACTGTTGGTAGCTGTTATTCGTCTCAGCGTACCTTATACCGGCATGATTCTTACGGCTCGCGAATCAATTGAAATTCGCAATGAAGTTCTGCGCTTTGGAGTCTCGCAAATCGATGCCGGAAGCTCAATCGGTGTAGGCGATTATTCACACAAGGATGATGAGTCTCGCAAAAAATCCCAGTTTGTACTGGGTGATACGCGATCTTTGGACGATGTGATCTATGAACTTGCTAAAGGTGGTTACATCCCATCGTTTTGCACTTCCTGTTACAGAGCTGGTAGAACGGGTGAGCATTTTATGGAATTTGCCATCCCCGGTTTTGTGAAAAGGTTTTGCACTCCCAATGCTCTGCTTACTTTTGCGGAATACCTCTTCGATTTCTCATCAGAGCGTACCCGCAAGAGCGGATTAGAGTTAATTGACAGGGAGATTGCCAAGATCGAAGATCCCAAGATGAAGCAATCCGTGATTGAGAAACTGACCGAGTTGAAAGCTGGAAACAGAGATCTCTTTTTCTAA
- a CDS encoding ATP-binding protein, with protein MYIDHRYEVLESLGSGSWANVYKVRDIRTNKLYSLKLFQYLSSEELYRYFSAEDMHHITKIEHPNLSHVVDFGHVGDHIYFISDYFEGKTLVNYRFSKARISFIYDIVVQISYALHALHNQNILHKDLKLENVLYRMEGPHIVINLIDYGFSKVDPSRDSQHVSGTLPYIAPELLMGQQATERSDFYSLGVLLYRLCTGSFPFSVDQLNALITGGHQYFIPNFPSSLNKSIPPELERFILRLLERNPENRFQSGQEIIGYINRIHHDEYPFSASWSIVNTLRFNSYIVRGKYSHQILDFVPSVCEANGKIISVIGGDGLGKDSILSLFRYHLLGGEFFLFDYSCTRTEHEAFFALIKEYVQSLSDEEVEGHEFLAQISKKFKQYLFGEEQEAKALSQSAEELKLDFESVKSLLVHLSEHKPIIFIIRNFHYVNRHTIDFINFMSPILIQKKMMIVLSCNDFNKVSQINHTVMINLPFLNIDESKSYIDKLLPVPAPDNICEELYRRSSGNPHFIREILIDLVQRKSIVLEDEVIFPESLKYYQLPSRLLHSIYSRMSHLTSQNYALLQKLSIVQTPLSRELIIYILKLKDTELYNLLNDATYNEILSKKGKYYSFSFIEAKDRMFSESDHKVHVLVSKRILKFYARKEIIDKDTCLGLIENAFIAQDLQSARTYYLKLSNLLSEDYEQSQAYDAMLSVLKLDFDPRTEVETKDVINDLAIFQEKTELTGFFERAGFLLDNADQIPELFEKYHSIGTILFMREDLKAALESFQKAESLIITGKQQLLVWIGYIQVYLRSEPEKAKQYLDLALASKLPLDLHIVFTDRLAVYYGQKKDYDRAIKTLEDFLETIPPEHDSRVMVRLASMHNDLGVFHSDLKNIDEATEHLNMALSIWKRYNIRRFWGLIYNNLSDLYLKQGITVQSSSYSQLAYKYANELNLTTIKALALLNQGEAKIKMGEFREAETLLISCRDLIRSISSVTYIDSIQRNLALAKSKIKGFGHYYEFILESQPELTRGKLREINPLVKTYFYYLSEMMSTKKLRKLLSSNVQIDFKHLHEEEFHHNVLSLIAMSEHDYEKALAELKLAIRHAGEINNTYAINVFYILETACHYGLGDYEKAQELIDKARLISEENHYRYWLCKLDILQLRVDLMNEKIPLREILRKVKKYFLEWQEYEYYQLFVELYQIRIQVLLELKQDDHAEHSYAEYQGYLEQITENTPEDDRSNYLEVNLYKLNQLRKFNLIPVKSRAKDLRHKWNELLFNIANVYNVDRIKFLIGKGIHEVLSPWQFRLMEYSDRIQNYTTFHQYNSSQSSVVDPQLGQDIDKAMRNENLVLSVIDGKNMAIIPLQTGMKRVGYLALNDDGELPFTKQEISIMRNIKQHLSALIVRIQDFSEITLRIQKMNDLMKISHEMMRIVEISDLEHEIVSSAIDFTNAGRGFLIKKDSDGNNIYKVQIDRQKQILGNVAGVSKSVLSLSQSTLEMVSTYNALEDNRFKAAISVQDFQLHTIFCVPITVDESIFGFLYLDNMDDNSRGMYLKQEIITLFIEQISIAIKNAMLYESILQKSTELNSFEMLKDEFMAIVSHELNTPLTTLQSYVSRLKRNLYVDEDERKDILNKIENSVKKLIMTTGDINTMNNYNLKKSLSMAAVDISEILELIQQEVEILSRKRKMFIRLEIEKDLPPIMVNWEALHLMIYNLVLNAIRFTNDFGTVVIGARKAAFQQEKLEGKDSMVIYVQDNGIGIPEYQLKNVFRKFYELNEIYAHKSGTVEYRSSGLGLGLSTSKRIAELHKGKIWIRSKENEGTTVFVTMPLKH; from the coding sequence ATGTACATAGATCATCGTTATGAAGTTTTGGAGAGTCTCGGATCGGGAAGCTGGGCGAATGTATATAAAGTTCGGGATATCCGCACAAACAAACTATATAGTCTGAAGCTGTTTCAATATCTATCATCAGAAGAGCTTTACCGCTATTTTAGTGCGGAAGATATGCATCACATCACAAAGATAGAGCATCCCAATTTATCTCATGTTGTGGATTTTGGACACGTGGGTGACCACATCTACTTCATATCGGATTATTTTGAAGGCAAGACCCTAGTCAACTATCGATTCTCCAAAGCCAGGATCAGTTTTATCTATGACATTGTAGTCCAGATCTCATACGCTTTACATGCCCTGCACAATCAGAATATTCTGCACAAAGACCTCAAACTGGAGAATGTATTGTATCGCATGGAAGGCCCTCATATCGTGATCAATCTAATAGATTATGGTTTTTCTAAGGTAGATCCTTCGCGAGACAGTCAGCATGTATCTGGAACATTACCCTACATTGCTCCAGAATTGCTAATGGGGCAACAAGCTACCGAGCGCAGTGATTTCTACAGCCTGGGTGTGTTGTTGTATCGCCTTTGTACTGGTTCATTTCCTTTTAGTGTGGATCAATTGAATGCTCTGATAACGGGTGGGCATCAGTACTTTATTCCCAATTTTCCTTCCTCGCTTAATAAGAGCATACCACCAGAACTGGAGCGCTTTATTCTACGGCTTTTGGAACGTAATCCAGAGAACAGGTTTCAAAGCGGTCAGGAGATCATTGGTTATATAAACCGAATTCATCACGATGAATACCCGTTTTCTGCATCTTGGTCCATTGTAAACACTTTACGTTTCAATAGTTATATTGTGCGGGGTAAGTATTCTCATCAGATCCTTGATTTTGTCCCTTCCGTTTGTGAAGCAAATGGTAAGATTATCTCCGTGATAGGGGGAGACGGTCTCGGGAAAGACAGTATATTATCCCTATTCCGCTATCATTTGTTGGGCGGTGAATTTTTCCTTTTCGATTACTCCTGCACTCGCACTGAACATGAAGCCTTTTTCGCACTGATCAAGGAATATGTGCAGTCTCTCAGTGATGAAGAGGTAGAAGGTCATGAATTTCTGGCACAGATATCGAAAAAATTTAAACAATACCTGTTTGGTGAAGAGCAAGAAGCTAAAGCACTCAGTCAGAGCGCAGAAGAGCTCAAATTGGATTTTGAAAGCGTAAAGAGTCTCCTAGTTCATCTATCAGAGCATAAGCCCATCATATTCATCATTCGCAACTTCCATTATGTGAATCGGCACACCATAGATTTCATCAACTTCATGTCTCCGATCCTGATACAGAAAAAGATGATGATTGTGCTATCCTGCAACGACTTTAATAAAGTCAGCCAGATCAATCATACGGTGATGATTAATCTTCCTTTCTTGAACATTGATGAAAGTAAATCCTACATAGACAAGCTGCTACCTGTGCCTGCACCAGATAATATATGTGAAGAGCTATATCGGAGAAGCTCTGGTAATCCCCACTTCATCCGTGAAATTCTTATCGATCTGGTGCAGAGGAAAAGCATAGTATTGGAAGATGAAGTCATCTTTCCGGAGAGCCTTAAATATTATCAACTGCCCTCACGCCTCCTGCACTCGATCTATTCCAGAATGAGCCATCTTACTTCTCAAAATTATGCCTTACTGCAAAAGCTAAGCATCGTACAGACCCCCTTGAGCCGGGAATTGATTATTTACATACTCAAGTTGAAGGATACCGAACTCTACAACCTGCTGAATGATGCCACCTACAACGAGATACTCAGCAAGAAAGGCAAGTACTACAGTTTTAGCTTCATAGAAGCAAAAGACCGTATGTTCTCGGAATCTGACCACAAGGTTCATGTGCTGGTATCAAAACGGATTTTGAAGTTTTATGCCCGAAAAGAGATCATTGACAAAGACACCTGCTTGGGATTGATCGAAAATGCATTCATTGCACAGGATCTGCAATCTGCCCGCACGTATTATTTGAAGCTCTCAAATCTCTTGAGCGAAGACTATGAACAGTCTCAGGCTTACGATGCCATGTTAAGTGTTCTCAAACTGGATTTCGATCCTCGCACTGAAGTAGAAACCAAAGATGTGATAAATGATCTGGCAATCTTTCAAGAAAAGACTGAACTAACTGGCTTTTTTGAGCGCGCTGGATTTTTACTGGACAACGCAGACCAGATACCCGAGTTGTTTGAGAAATATCACAGTATCGGCACTATACTCTTTATGCGTGAAGATCTTAAAGCCGCACTAGAGAGCTTCCAAAAAGCAGAAAGCCTTATTATTACAGGTAAGCAACAACTTCTGGTTTGGATAGGTTACATTCAAGTATATCTGCGTTCTGAGCCGGAAAAAGCTAAGCAGTATCTGGATCTTGCGCTGGCATCTAAATTACCTCTTGATTTGCATATAGTCTTTACTGATCGCCTGGCAGTGTATTACGGACAAAAGAAAGACTATGACCGTGCAATTAAGACTCTTGAAGACTTTTTGGAGACTATACCTCCGGAGCACGATTCCCGGGTAATGGTTCGCCTGGCTTCCATGCACAATGATCTGGGGGTATTCCACAGCGATCTGAAGAACATCGACGAAGCCACTGAACACCTGAATATGGCTCTCAGCATCTGGAAACGATACAACATCAGGCGTTTCTGGGGACTTATCTACAATAACCTTTCGGATCTCTATCTCAAACAAGGCATCACAGTGCAATCAAGCAGTTACTCCCAGCTGGCATACAAATACGCAAATGAGCTGAATCTCACCACCATAAAAGCCTTGGCACTATTGAATCAAGGTGAGGCCAAGATCAAAATGGGTGAGTTTAGAGAAGCTGAAACCCTATTGATTTCTTGCCGCGATTTGATCCGATCCATCAGTAGTGTGACCTATATTGATTCTATCCAGCGAAACTTGGCACTGGCAAAAAGTAAAATAAAGGGTTTTGGTCATTACTACGAGTTTATTCTTGAAAGTCAACCGGAACTTACCCGAGGAAAATTGCGTGAGATAAATCCTTTAGTGAAGACATATTTCTATTATCTAAGCGAAATGATGAGTACCAAGAAACTTCGCAAACTTCTAAGCAGCAACGTTCAAATCGATTTCAAGCATCTGCATGAAGAGGAGTTTCATCACAATGTACTAAGCTTGATTGCTATGTCCGAACATGACTATGAGAAAGCTCTGGCGGAATTGAAGCTAGCAATCCGCCATGCTGGCGAGATCAATAATACTTACGCCATAAATGTGTTTTATATCTTGGAAACTGCCTGTCATTATGGTTTGGGTGACTATGAAAAAGCCCAGGAATTGATCGATAAAGCGCGCTTAATATCAGAAGAGAACCACTATCGCTATTGGTTATGCAAATTGGACATTCTGCAACTGCGAGTGGACTTGATGAATGAGAAGATTCCCTTACGAGAGATTTTGCGGAAGGTTAAAAAGTATTTCCTTGAATGGCAGGAATATGAATACTATCAGCTCTTTGTTGAGCTGTATCAGATACGTATCCAGGTTTTACTGGAACTGAAACAAGACGATCATGCAGAACATAGTTACGCAGAATACCAAGGCTATTTGGAACAAATTACTGAGAATACACCTGAAGATGATAGAAGCAACTACCTGGAAGTAAACCTATATAAACTTAATCAACTCCGCAAGTTCAATCTGATTCCTGTGAAGTCTCGAGCCAAGGACCTTAGACACAAGTGGAACGAGCTCCTCTTCAACATAGCAAACGTTTACAATGTGGATCGCATCAAATTCCTTATTGGAAAAGGTATCCATGAAGTTTTGAGCCCTTGGCAGTTCAGATTGATGGAATATAGTGACAGAATTCAGAATTACACTACTTTCCATCAATACAATAGTTCTCAATCCAGCGTGGTTGATCCGCAATTGGGGCAGGACATCGATAAAGCTATGCGTAATGAGAATCTTGTGTTGAGCGTGATTGATGGTAAGAACATGGCGATAATACCTCTGCAAACAGGCATGAAACGAGTGGGTTATCTTGCATTGAATGATGATGGGGAATTGCCTTTTACCAAGCAGGAAATATCTATTATGCGCAACATCAAACAGCACCTCTCTGCTCTGATAGTGCGCATTCAAGATTTCTCGGAAATAACTCTGCGCATCCAAAAGATGAACGATTTGATGAAGATCTCTCATGAAATGATGCGCATTGTGGAAATCAGCGATCTGGAACATGAGATTGTCTCCAGTGCCATAGATTTTACAAATGCCGGTAGAGGTTTTCTGATCAAAAAGGATAGCGACGGTAACAACATCTATAAAGTGCAGATTGACAGGCAAAAACAGATTCTGGGCAACGTCGCTGGAGTCAGCAAGTCTGTACTTTCGCTCTCACAAAGCACTCTGGAGATGGTCAGTACTTATAATGCTTTGGAGGACAACCGATTCAAAGCTGCGATAAGCGTTCAGGATTTTCAGCTTCACACCATATTCTGTGTGCCCATAACGGTTGATGAAAGTATCTTTGGCTTCCTATATCTTGATAATATGGATGACAATAGCAGGGGTATGTATCTTAAACAAGAGATCATTACACTATTTATAGAACAGATTTCCATTGCCATTAAAAACGCGATGCTATACGAAAGCATTCTGCAAAAAAGCACGGAGTTAAACTCCTTTGAGATGCTTAAGGATGAGTTTATGGCGATAGTCTCGCACGAACTCAATACTCCATTGACTACTTTACAGAGCTATGTGTCGCGCCTGAAACGCAATTTATACGTGGATGAAGATGAACGTAAGGACATCTTGAACAAGATCGAGAATTCCGTAAAAAAACTGATCATGACCACCGGAGATATCAACACCATGAACAATTACAATCTGAAAAAGAGTCTTAGTATGGCTGCTGTTGATATCTCGGAAATCCTGGAACTGATTCAGCAAGAAGTGGAAATACTATCACGGAAACGGAAGATGTTCATCCGCTTGGAGATAGAAAAAGACCTTCCTCCGATAATGGTGAACTGGGAAGCACTGCATCTGATGATCTATAATCTGGTTTTGAACGCGATTCGATTTACCAATGATTTTGGCACAGTGGTGATTGGAGCGCGTAAAGCAGCATTTCAACAGGAAAAACTGGAAGGTAAGGATAGCATGGTGATCTATGTTCAAGACAACGGTATCGGCATTCCAGAGTATCAATTGAAGAATGTTTTCCGCAAGTTCTATGAACTCAATGAAATCTATGCTCACAAATCTGGTACTGTGGAGTATCGTTCCAGCGGGCTGGGATTGGGACTATCTACCTCAAAACGTATAGCTGAACTGCATAAAGGCAAGATCTGGATCAGAAGCAAGGAGAATGAAGGAACTACTGTATTTGTAACCATGCCACTAAAGCATTAG
- a CDS encoding lysophospholipid acyltransferase family protein yields MKTNSKAIQNALEYYPFRALIALLGALPYRICRAIIMFLFMTIGYHLRIRRDVADTQIRHVYPTWSTAKINCLIRGIYRQMALNILEEYFMDDSALSEKSIIVGSEYMQEARNLGKGVLMAAAHFGNWEAARILPLQGIPLSVIVKKQRNTLFDAYTNAIRTRSGMHIIDMKHGLRKIISDLSEKRVVAIMADQNAGSKGIILDFLGYPASHWKGVAKLSLRYQIPIVPGFVIRSPEDKIIFEFSKMIYHPELEDNEENIAIILNKIIRITEDYIHKYPDHWFWVHKRWKHGYDMFKGKK; encoded by the coding sequence TTGAAGACCAATAGTAAAGCCATTCAGAACGCCTTGGAGTACTATCCATTTAGAGCTTTGATAGCCCTGCTTGGTGCATTACCCTACAGGATTTGCAGAGCGATCATTATGTTTCTATTCATGACCATCGGTTATCATCTGCGCATTCGCAGGGATGTAGCTGATACTCAGATCAGACATGTGTATCCCACTTGGTCTACAGCCAAAATAAACTGCTTGATCAGAGGAATCTATCGTCAAATGGCCTTGAACATATTAGAAGAGTACTTTATGGACGATAGTGCCTTAAGCGAAAAGTCGATTATCGTAGGCTCCGAATATATGCAAGAAGCTCGAAATCTAGGCAAAGGAGTCTTGATGGCAGCAGCTCATTTCGGAAACTGGGAAGCAGCAAGGATTCTACCGCTCCAGGGAATTCCTCTAAGCGTGATTGTAAAGAAACAACGGAATACACTCTTTGATGCCTACACAAATGCCATCAGAACACGTAGCGGAATGCATATTATCGATATGAAGCATGGTCTGCGCAAAATCATCTCCGACCTTTCTGAAAAGCGCGTTGTAGCAATTATGGCAGACCAAAATGCCGGTAGCAAAGGTATCATTCTGGATTTTTTGGGATATCCCGCTTCACACTGGAAAGGTGTGGCAAAGCTAAGCTTGCGTTATCAGATTCCCATTGTCCCCGGTTTTGTGATCCGGAGTCCTGAAGACAAAATCATCTTTGAGTTTTCCAAAATGATATACCATCCGGAACTGGAAGACAATGAAGAGAATATTGCCATCATCCTTAATAAGATAATTCGCATAACGGAAGACTACATCCATAAATACCCCGATCATTGGTTTTGGGTACACAAACGCTGGAAGCACGGCTACGATATGTTCAAGGGAAAAAAGTGA
- the gltX gene encoding glutamate--tRNA ligase has translation MKTIRVRFAPSPTGYLHIGGLRTALYDYLFARKTGGKCILRIEDTDQSREVSGAAEMLINTLHELGIDFDESPVQGGEFGPYIQSERLELYRKHADELVRSNHAYHCFCSPDTLQKMREDQQARGEFVKYDRRCLELSKEEVQAKLSAGESSVIRLKMPDNRRFGFDDVIRGHVEMDASQSDDQVLIKSDGFPTYHLAATVDDHYMQISHVIRGEEWLSSTPKHIWLYECLGWDAPQWVHLPLILNTDRSKLSKRMNDVSVDSYLQKGYLKEALLNFVALLGWHSVDDRELYTLDELCEAFDLERVNKAGAIFDLSKLDWMNGQYLRSLPLETVAERALPWFDALDIKDIDTYHRIISAARERCTLLPELAEYSKMFLSPTPICEKDLEFIRCESSQKVLRWYVEALVATTESEEAISELANRGIAELGIKGKNFYLPLRLALIGQQHGPDMFTTVSILGKDEAVKRLSAFLLD, from the coding sequence ATGAAAACCATTCGAGTTCGTTTTGCCCCCAGCCCAACTGGCTATCTGCATATTGGCGGATTGAGAACCGCACTGTACGACTACCTTTTTGCCCGCAAGACTGGAGGTAAATGCATCCTCCGCATTGAAGATACGGACCAAAGCCGCGAAGTAAGCGGAGCAGCAGAAATGCTAATCAACACACTCCATGAACTGGGCATCGATTTTGATGAAAGCCCGGTACAAGGCGGCGAGTTCGGCCCCTACATACAATCAGAAAGATTGGAACTGTATCGCAAACATGCTGATGAACTGGTAAGAAGCAATCATGCTTACCATTGCTTTTGTAGTCCTGATACATTGCAGAAGATGAGGGAGGATCAGCAGGCTCGAGGAGAATTTGTGAAGTATGACCGCAGATGCCTGGAGCTCAGTAAGGAAGAAGTACAGGCCAAACTCTCAGCCGGAGAATCCAGCGTGATACGCTTAAAAATGCCTGACAACCGTAGATTTGGTTTTGATGACGTAATTCGTGGTCATGTGGAAATGGATGCCTCGCAAAGCGATGATCAAGTGTTGATCAAATCAGACGGATTTCCAACCTATCATTTGGCAGCAACAGTGGACGATCACTATATGCAAATCTCGCATGTCATTCGTGGTGAAGAGTGGCTATCCTCCACTCCAAAGCATATCTGGCTGTATGAATGTCTAGGATGGGATGCACCTCAATGGGTACATCTGCCCCTGATCCTGAACACGGATAGAAGCAAATTGAGCAAGCGTATGAACGATGTATCCGTTGATAGCTATCTACAGAAAGGCTACTTGAAAGAAGCATTATTAAACTTTGTAGCTCTCTTGGGGTGGCATTCTGTTGACGATCGTGAGCTATACACATTGGATGAACTATGTGAAGCTTTTGACTTGGAGAGAGTGAATAAAGCAGGAGCCATCTTTGACCTATCCAAGCTGGATTGGATGAATGGCCAATATCTGCGCAGTCTGCCTTTGGAGACAGTTGCCGAACGCGCTCTACCATGGTTCGACGCATTGGATATCAAAGATATCGATACATACCATAGAATTATCTCAGCTGCGCGGGAAAGATGTACTTTGCTGCCTGAGTTGGCAGAGTATTCCAAGATGTTCCTCTCCCCCACACCCATATGTGAGAAAGACCTTGAGTTTATCCGCTGTGAAAGCTCGCAAAAAGTACTGAGATGGTATGTGGAAGCATTGGTTGCCACTACGGAATCCGAAGAAGCAATTTCAGAGCTAGCGAATCGCGGGATAGCAGAACTGGGTATCAAAGGAAAGAACTTTTATCTGCCTCTCAGACTGGCATTGATTGGTCAGCAACACGGACCGGACATGTTCACAACAGTATCGATCCTGGGAAAGGATGAAGCTGTTAAAAGACTCAGTGCTTTCCTGCTCGATTGA